AGGGAGGACGTTCGGACGACGGACGACGAGACATGGCGCTCCTCGGTCGGAGATCGGATGGACGACGGACGCCTCACCCTGACCCCGCCGACGCCGAAGGACCGAATACTCCGCATGTCACATGTTCGGCATCCCGCTCAGAGCTTGAACGTCGCCCGTGGGATGTCCGACACGATCCTCCGTGCCGTCCGCACCGCGTCCTCCTCGGAGAGCTGGTGCGACACCACGAGCGACGCCAGGTACGCCGCATCGGCCCGTCGTGCCATGTCGTGCCGTGCCGGGATCGAGCAGTACGCCCGGGTGTCGTCGATGAACCCGGAGGTCTTCGTGAACCCGGCGGAGTCCGTCACCGCCGCCCGGTAGCGGCCGATCGCCGCCGGGGTGTCGATGAACCACCACGGGGCGCCCGCGTACACGGCGGGGTAGAAGCCGGCCAGGGGGCCGATCTCGCGCGAGAAGACGGTCTCGTCCACGGTGAACAGCACGAGGTGGAAGCCGGGTGCGGTCCCGAAGGCCTCGAGCAGCGGCCGGAGCGGCTCCGTGAACGCGCCGACGGCCGGCAGGTCGTGGCCCGTGTCCGGGCCGAACCGCTCGAGGGTCGGCGTGTGGTGGTTCCGGAGCACGCCCGGGTGCAGCTGCATGACGAGGCCGTCGTCGACGCTCATCTCCGCCCACCGGTAGAGCATGTCGTGGCGGTAGGCGACCGCCTCGGCCGCGGTGACGCCCGACGGGCCCTGCATCGCCGCCGCGTGGATGCGCGAGCGCTCGGTCGCGGACAGCGGCGCGGATCCCGCGTCGAGCACGCCGGTGTCGGTGGCGGTCGCGCCGTGCTCGATGAAGTACCGGCGCCGGTCCCGGAGGGCCGCCAGCAGCCCGTCGTGGGTGCCCGTGTCGATGCCGGACGCCTCGCCGATCGACGCGACCACGTGCCTCCAGTCCGGGCGTGACGGGTCGAACACGGCATCCGCGCGGAAGGTGGGGAGCACCCGACCGGTGAAGGAGGGGTCGGCGGCGAGCCGTGCGTGCGCTGCGAGGTCGTCCGCGGGGCCGTCGGTGGTCGCGAGCACCTCGATCCCGAAGGAGTCGAACAGCGCGCGGGGTCGGAGCGCCGGCGTCGCGAGCGCGGCTGCGATGCGGTCGTACTGCGCGTCCGCGTTCGCGGCCGACGGCTGCTCGGTCAGACCGAAGACGTCGTGCAGCTCGGTCTCGAACCAGTAGCGGACCGGCGTGCCGGCGAAGTCGTCCCAGTGCTCGGCGAGCCGGCGCCAGACCTCCCGGCCGTCGGGGTCCGGGTGCGTGCCCGTCAGGTCGCGGCGACCCAGTTCCTGCAACCCGACCCCGTTCGCGTGCAGCAGGCGCAGGACGTAGTGGTCGGGCGTGACCAGCAGCGCAGCGGGGTCCGGGAACGGCTGGTCGTCCGCGATGAGCGCCGCGTCGACGTGCCCGTGCGGGGAGATGATCGGGGCGTC
The sequence above is drawn from the Curtobacterium sp. MR_MD2014 genome and encodes:
- the uxaC gene encoding glucuronate isomerase, which translates into the protein MPSTSTTTPLAPHPDRLFPADPGTRSVARTVYEAVRDAPIISPHGHVDAALIADDQPFPDPAALLVTPDHYVLRLLHANGVGLQELGRRDLTGTHPDPDGREVWRRLAEHWDDFAGTPVRYWFETELHDVFGLTEQPSAANADAQYDRIAAALATPALRPRALFDSFGIEVLATTDGPADDLAAHARLAADPSFTGRVLPTFRADAVFDPSRPDWRHVVASIGEASGIDTGTHDGLLAALRDRRRYFIEHGATATDTGVLDAGSAPLSATERSRIHAAAMQGPSGVTAAEAVAYRHDMLYRWAEMSVDDGLVMQLHPGVLRNHHTPTLERFGPDTGHDLPAVGAFTEPLRPLLEAFGTAPGFHLVLFTVDETVFSREIGPLAGFYPAVYAGAPWWFIDTPAAIGRYRAAVTDSAGFTKTSGFIDDTRAYCSIPARHDMARRADAAYLASLVVSHQLSEEDAVRTARRIVSDIPRATFKL